One Natrinema amylolyticum DNA window includes the following coding sequences:
- a CDS encoding winged helix-turn-helix domain-containing protein has product MVRDPFASESTPAAEEICSALDDPDCREIIRKLEEPMTASELSKRCEIPQSTLYRKLELLTEATLLEESTEIRQDGHHASKYSIAFDEITLGLDEDRSLTVQIDRPARTADERLAELWSEVRKET; this is encoded by the coding sequence ATGGTCCGGGACCCGTTCGCTTCGGAGTCGACGCCGGCGGCGGAGGAGATCTGCTCTGCGCTGGACGATCCCGACTGCCGTGAGATCATCCGCAAGCTCGAGGAACCCATGACCGCGTCGGAGCTATCGAAGCGGTGTGAGATCCCACAGTCGACGCTGTACCGGAAACTCGAGCTGTTGACCGAAGCGACGCTGCTCGAGGAGTCGACCGAAATTCGACAGGACGGCCATCACGCGAGCAAGTACTCGATCGCGTTCGACGAGATCACGCTCGGGTTGGACGAGGATCGGTCGCTGACGGTTCAGATCGACCGGCCGGCGCGGACGGCGGACGAACGGCTCGCGGAGCTGTGGTCGGAGGTGCGAAAGGAAACATGA
- a CDS encoding DUF7521 family protein, which translates to MNPFPAGSAETMLALAVVKTLVLVVGGIITYFAFKAYRRTRQPALGYLTAGFGLVTLGLVLAGMLYELLGVELVTGILLESLLVLAGFLVIAYSLYVQ; encoded by the coding sequence ATGAATCCATTTCCCGCCGGTTCGGCCGAGACGATGCTCGCGCTGGCCGTCGTCAAGACGCTCGTACTCGTGGTCGGGGGCATCATTACGTACTTCGCGTTCAAGGCGTATCGTCGAACCCGACAGCCTGCGCTGGGGTATCTGACAGCGGGATTCGGCCTCGTCACGCTCGGCCTGGTGCTCGCCGGAATGTTGTACGAACTGCTCGGTGTCGAACTCGTGACGGGGATCTTGCTCGAGAGTCTGCTCGTACTGGCCGGGTTTCTCGTGATCGCGTACTCGCTGTACGTACAGTGA